One segment of Erigeron canadensis isolate Cc75 chromosome 2, C_canadensis_v1, whole genome shotgun sequence DNA contains the following:
- the LOC122589485 gene encoding uncharacterized protein LOC122589485, producing MPGPGPHMMYALSTGVGLMSISNGRFSPHHCIIYSLNAFFGPDIGSFAEWLTSTIGLAGLFGSSVETYIHDPFFYTLILGIPFSLLYTRVSKFFVSKSYLDSISGVGLSVKQCLLLISAGSLSHFFLDHLFEENGHSTMYTWILSTGWWEGRAPVNPDAVVVIGLLCTCLIIGFIRINRIKPEKSIRKQSINSTKLIIVIASLYCVWCVSQIYFVNPPRPAVGEEADLGVILFLAVYFFLPHSLCIMSMHPPERLPL from the exons ATGCCAGGTCCAGGCCCTCACATGATGTACGCCCTATCAACAGGGGTAGGTCTGATGAGTATCTCAAATGGCAGATTCAGTCCTCACCACTGCATCATCTACTCTCTCAACGCCTTTTTCGGTCCCGATATCGGCTCATTCGCCGAGTGGCTAACTTCTACCATCGGCTTAGCCGGCTTATTCGGGTCTTCGGTTGAAACCTATATTCATGATCCTTTCTTTTACACATTGATCCTTGGAATCCCCTTTTCTTTACTCTATACTCGCGTTTCGAAGTTTTTCGTCTCTAAAAGTTATCTTGATTCTATTTCAGGG GTGGGACTTAGTGTGAAGCAATGTTTGTTGCTTATATCAGCTGGTTCTTTATCTCATTTCTTTTTGGATCATTTGTTTGAG GAAAACGGGCACTCTACCATGTACACTTGGATATTAAGTACTGGTTGGTGGGAAGGTCGTGCTCCTGTCAATCCAGACGCTGTTGTTGTGATCGGGCTCTTATGTACCTGTTTGATCATTGGTTTCATTCGCATCAACAG GATAAAGCCTGAAAAATCTATCAGGAAACAATCAATTAACTCCACAAAGCTTATAATAGTAATTGCTAGCTTGTACTGTGTATGGTGTGTGAGCCAAATATACTTTGTTAATCCTCCAAGACCAGCAGTTGGTGAAGAAGCAGATCTTGGAGTCATTTTGTTTCTAGCTGTTTACTTCTTCCTTCCACACTCGTTATGCATCATGTCAATGCACCCACCGGAGCGACTCCCGCTTTAG